In one window of Blastopirellula marina DNA:
- the fusA gene encoding elongation factor G, with the protein MDLKKLRNIGISAHIDSGKTTLSERILFYSGRIHKIEEVRGGGDGATMDHMELEKERGITITSAATSVAWNGHPINLIDTPGHVDFTVEVERSLRVLDGAILVLCSVGGVQAQSLTVDRQMKRYKVPRLAFINKMDRTGANPDSVIKQMRAKLGVDAIAYQIPIGKEENFKGVVDLIEMEAIYYDGQQGETVRKEAVPEDLVETAQLARHDMLEALSNYSDEIMELLLAEEDVPKELIYKTTHDAVVGLQITPVFMGTAFKNKGVQTLLDAIVRYLPSPLEVKYAANTFHESEDKIPLACDNDKPFVGMAFKIVEDPYGQLTFMRIYQGKIEKGQPYVNQRTGKTERFARIVRMHSNKREEIDTAGAGDIIAVTGIDCASGDTYAKEREFCSLENIFVPIPVIKISVAPKSRDDSDKLSKALQRFRKEDPTFHVFTDPETNETIIAGMGELHLDVYVERIKREYKVEVVTGPPKVSYRESPTQMVEYNYKHKKQTGGSGQFAHIVGSMEPLPQDTEDAENFVFEDKISQGRIPKEYIPAVMRGFEDCMAKGPLAEFPVVGMKVTLSDGSYHDVDSSEMAFKIAAQGCFRENFMKMKPTLLEPIMNVEVEIPEAFQGPVTGDIIVRRGMVNQTDMNGDTTVIRAEIPLAAMFGYATELRSMTQGQGTFSMELGSYKPTPSHIQEEVVAERKKELELAK; encoded by the coding sequence ATGGACCTGAAGAAACTACGAAACATCGGTATTTCGGCTCACATCGACTCCGGTAAGACGACTCTGAGCGAACGCATCCTGTTCTATAGCGGCCGTATTCACAAGATCGAAGAAGTCCGCGGTGGTGGCGACGGTGCGACCATGGACCACATGGAACTGGAAAAGGAACGAGGTATCACGATTACCTCGGCCGCAACCAGCGTTGCTTGGAATGGTCACCCGATCAATCTGATTGATACCCCAGGCCACGTTGACTTTACCGTTGAAGTGGAACGCTCGCTTCGCGTTCTCGATGGTGCGATCCTCGTGTTGTGCTCGGTGGGTGGTGTTCAGGCTCAGTCCCTCACCGTTGACCGTCAGATGAAGCGTTACAAGGTTCCGCGCCTGGCATTCATCAACAAGATGGACCGAACGGGTGCCAACCCCGATAGCGTGATCAAGCAGATGCGCGCCAAACTGGGCGTCGACGCGATTGCCTACCAGATTCCGATCGGTAAGGAAGAGAACTTCAAGGGTGTTGTCGACCTGATCGAAATGGAAGCCATTTACTACGATGGCCAACAAGGCGAAACGGTCCGCAAGGAAGCAGTTCCTGAAGACCTGGTCGAAACAGCACAATTGGCTCGTCACGACATGCTGGAAGCATTGTCGAACTACAGCGACGAGATCATGGAGTTGCTTCTGGCCGAAGAAGATGTGCCGAAAGAATTGATCTACAAGACCACCCACGACGCCGTGGTTGGCCTGCAGATCACGCCGGTCTTCATGGGTACCGCGTTCAAGAACAAGGGCGTGCAAACGCTGTTGGACGCGATCGTGCGTTACCTGCCTTCGCCACTGGAAGTGAAGTACGCTGCGAACACCTTCCACGAATCGGAAGACAAGATTCCGCTGGCTTGCGATAACGACAAACCGTTTGTTGGTATGGCATTCAAGATCGTGGAAGATCCCTACGGTCAGTTGACGTTCATGCGTATTTACCAGGGTAAGATTGAAAAGGGGCAACCTTACGTCAATCAGCGTACTGGTAAGACGGAGCGTTTCGCTCGTATTGTGCGTATGCACTCGAACAAGCGTGAAGAAATCGACACTGCTGGTGCTGGCGATATTATCGCCGTGACCGGTATCGATTGTGCGTCTGGTGATACCTACGCCAAGGAACGTGAGTTCTGCTCGCTGGAAAACATCTTTGTGCCTATCCCGGTGATCAAGATTTCGGTCGCCCCGAAAAGCCGAGACGACAGCGACAAACTGAGCAAGGCGTTGCAACGTTTCCGTAAGGAAGACCCAACCTTCCACGTGTTCACCGATCCTGAGACGAACGAGACGATCATCGCAGGCATGGGTGAGTTGCACTTAGACGTTTACGTCGAGCGAATCAAACGCGAATACAAGGTGGAAGTCGTCACCGGCCCACCGAAGGTTTCGTACCGCGAAAGCCCGACGCAAATGGTCGAGTACAACTACAAGCATAAGAAGCAGACGGGTGGTTCCGGTCAGTTCGCTCATATCGTGGGCAGCATGGAACCGCTTCCGCAGGACACCGAAGACGCCGAAAACTTCGTGTTCGAGGATAAGATCAGCCAGGGGCGTATTCCTAAGGAATACATCCCCGCCGTTATGCGTGGCTTTGAAGACTGCATGGCAAAGGGCCCATTGGCCGAATTCCCCGTGGTCGGCATGAAGGTTACCCTTTCCGATGGTTCGTACCACGATGTGGACTCCTCGGAAATGGCGTTCAAGATTGCCGCCCAAGGCTGCTTCCGCGAGAACTTCATGAAGATGAAGCCGACTTTGCTCGAGCCGATCATGAACGTGGAAGTTGAAATTCCAGAAGCCTTCCAAGGTCCTGTTACTGGCGACATCATCGTTCGCCGCGGTATGGTCAATCAGACCGACATGAATGGTGATACCACCGTCATTCGGGCTGAAATTCCACTCGCCGCGATGTTCGGTTACGCCACGGAACTGCGAAGCATGACGCAAGGTCAGGGTACCTTCAGCATGGAACTGGGTAGCTACAAGCCAACCCCGTCCCACATTCAGGAAGAAGTCGTCGCCGAACGCAAGAAAGAATTGGAATTGGCGAAGTAA
- a CDS encoding SDR family NAD(P)-dependent oxidoreductase yields MANSTASPTGRFSDKVALVTGASDRGIGGAIVERLSKEGASIVIANRHEPKRVLKRLERLGTPHLFHTCDVTSAEQIAELKTLVEQHFGKVDFLINNAGIELCHNLEDYGETEWQQLLDINLTGAIRMTRTFLPLLPSPGGVILNVASALGLGGCVGFSVYSASKAGLTGFTQSLAWELGPKKIRVVAVAPGIVTTPMAMRFADECETREEVEKLRQDIESVHPLGVGATHDVANAVAFLVSDEASWITGVTLPLGWAPHYDLPMHRYV; encoded by the coding sequence ATGGCCAACTCAACAGCCTCCCCTACCGGACGTTTCAGCGACAAAGTTGCCTTAGTAACCGGAGCGAGCGATCGAGGAATTGGGGGAGCGATTGTCGAGCGACTCTCGAAAGAAGGGGCCTCAATCGTCATCGCCAATCGTCACGAACCGAAGCGAGTCCTTAAACGCCTCGAACGCCTCGGCACGCCCCATCTCTTTCATACATGTGATGTCACCAGTGCCGAACAAATTGCTGAACTCAAGACACTCGTAGAACAACATTTTGGCAAAGTTGATTTCCTGATTAACAATGCTGGTATCGAGTTGTGCCACAATCTGGAAGACTACGGCGAGACAGAGTGGCAGCAACTACTCGATATTAATCTGACAGGCGCGATTCGGATGACGCGAACCTTCTTGCCGTTGCTGCCGTCGCCAGGAGGAGTGATCTTGAATGTCGCGTCCGCGCTAGGACTCGGTGGATGTGTCGGCTTCTCCGTCTACAGTGCCAGCAAGGCTGGCCTCACTGGTTTCACACAATCGCTGGCCTGGGAGCTAGGGCCAAAGAAGATCCGTGTCGTCGCCGTCGCGCCAGGAATCGTAACCACGCCTATGGCGATGCGATTTGCCGACGAATGTGAAACCCGCGAAGAGGTGGAGAAACTTCGCCAAGACATTGAATCGGTTCACCCGCTCGGCGTCGGTGCCACGCACGATGTCGCCAATGCAGTTGCCTTTCTCGTTTCGGACGAAGCCAGCTGGATTACTGGCGTCACCCTACCACTCGGCTGGGCACCGCATTATGATTTGCCGATGCATCGGTACGTGTAA
- the sdhA gene encoding succinate dehydrogenase flavoprotein subunit has product MAEKRVLVVGGGLAGLAATMKLAELGIKVDLMSLTPVKRSHSVCAQGGINSVNDATRQLGDDEYKHFDDTVYGGDFLNHQPPVYEMAMWAPKVIDLMDRLGVTFNRTQEGFLDRRRFGGTLYKRTAFAGATTGQQLLYALDEQVRRWEVEGMVKKYEMWDFLGPVLNENGVCVGATAQDLYSMEIRSFPADAVVVASGGCGLIYGRSTMSMTCNGSAASRCVQAGAKYGNGEFIQVHPTAIPGADKLRLMSESARGEGGRVWVPKTPHDTRSPKDIPEGERYYFLEERYPEYGNLVPRDIATREIFDVCVNDGLSVEKDRQCVYLDLTHIEASELNRKLGGILDIYRKFQGVDPCYTPMRIFPAVHYSMGGLWTNYAKKESGGLVAGSPTNQATNIPNLYAIGEVDYHYHGANRLGANSLLSCIFSGLFVAPGLETLLSNMKPGSTAADQPKSLYEDSVKQHQGRHDALLKQSGDENPYLIHQELGNVMTAAATVVRVNSQLEEAIGKLADLKQRAWKCALSDTGNWSNQNVLFTKALQDMFPIAEAILKGALARDECRGAHYKPEFELPGLTSTDPAEHRRQAEEWCDKFEANIDKFLKSSIATYDGNDVNITYEEVDTSIEPPRPRLYGLVGAEEISIVWKERKAKKKAAAQEAAATN; this is encoded by the coding sequence ATGGCAGAGAAGCGAGTCCTGGTTGTCGGTGGTGGTTTGGCCGGTTTGGCCGCTACCATGAAGTTGGCCGAATTAGGCATCAAGGTCGACTTGATGAGCCTTACGCCGGTCAAACGCTCGCACAGTGTGTGTGCTCAAGGGGGCATCAATAGCGTCAACGACGCAACACGCCAACTGGGAGACGACGAATACAAGCACTTCGACGACACCGTCTACGGCGGTGACTTCCTGAACCATCAGCCGCCAGTCTACGAGATGGCGATGTGGGCTCCGAAGGTTATCGACCTGATGGATCGCCTCGGCGTGACGTTCAACCGCACGCAAGAAGGTTTTCTCGATCGACGTCGCTTTGGTGGTACGCTCTACAAGCGAACTGCCTTCGCAGGTGCCACTACGGGCCAGCAACTTCTGTACGCCCTCGACGAACAAGTTCGTCGCTGGGAAGTTGAAGGCATGGTCAAGAAGTACGAGATGTGGGACTTCCTTGGTCCTGTGTTGAACGAGAACGGCGTTTGCGTTGGTGCCACGGCTCAAGACCTTTACAGCATGGAAATCCGCTCGTTCCCGGCGGATGCGGTCGTTGTTGCCAGTGGTGGCTGCGGGCTGATCTACGGTCGTTCGACGATGTCGATGACCTGCAACGGAAGTGCAGCCAGTCGCTGTGTTCAAGCCGGTGCGAAGTATGGCAACGGTGAGTTCATTCAGGTCCATCCAACCGCAATCCCAGGTGCCGATAAACTTCGCTTGATGAGCGAAAGTGCTCGTGGTGAAGGGGGACGTGTTTGGGTTCCTAAAACGCCTCACGACACACGTAGCCCGAAAGACATTCCCGAAGGCGAACGTTACTACTTCCTGGAAGAACGCTACCCGGAATACGGAAATCTGGTTCCGCGCGACATCGCTACGCGTGAAATCTTCGACGTGTGTGTGAATGATGGCCTGAGCGTCGAAAAAGATCGACAATGCGTCTACCTCGACCTGACGCATATCGAAGCAAGCGAGCTGAACCGAAAGTTGGGCGGTATCCTCGATATCTACCGCAAGTTCCAAGGTGTTGATCCTTGCTACACGCCAATGCGTATTTTCCCAGCCGTTCACTATTCAATGGGTGGCTTGTGGACCAATTACGCAAAGAAGGAAAGTGGTGGCTTGGTGGCTGGGTCCCCGACCAACCAGGCAACCAACATCCCCAACCTGTACGCAATTGGTGAAGTGGATTACCACTACCATGGCGCGAATCGCCTCGGAGCCAACTCGCTACTCAGCTGCATCTTCTCTGGCCTGTTCGTCGCACCAGGCCTGGAAACCCTGTTAAGCAACATGAAGCCAGGTTCCACAGCCGCCGATCAGCCGAAATCACTGTACGAAGACTCGGTCAAACAACATCAAGGGCGGCACGATGCGTTGCTCAAACAAAGCGGTGACGAAAATCCGTACCTGATCCATCAGGAACTCGGCAATGTGATGACCGCCGCCGCAACCGTAGTGCGTGTCAATTCCCAGCTGGAAGAGGCAATCGGTAAACTGGCCGACCTCAAACAGCGTGCTTGGAAGTGTGCCCTGTCCGACACGGGAAATTGGTCGAATCAGAACGTGCTGTTCACCAAGGCCCTACAGGACATGTTCCCCATCGCCGAAGCGATCCTCAAGGGCGCATTAGCTCGTGACGAATGCCGCGGTGCCCACTACAAGCCTGAGTTCGAATTGCCAGGCCTCACTTCGACCGATCCGGCCGAACATCGTCGCCAAGCGGAAGAATGGTGCGACAAGTTCGAGGCGAACATCGACAAGTTCCTTAAGAGCTCGATCGCAACCTACGACGGAAACGACGTGAACATAACGTACGAAGAAGTCGATACCAGCATCGAACCTCCACGCCCACGTTTGTACGGCTTAGTGGGCGCAGAGGAAATCAGCATCGTTTGGAAAGAACGTAAAGCCAAGAAGAAAGCTGCCGCTCAAGAGGCTGCGGCGACGAATTAG
- a CDS encoding TlpA family protein disulfide reductase, translating into MSQDLYNSIALFNAALLLLGLAGAMFSFVFMILRWKTPKRRGHVIRLLLSLGGIGFAFAFHFFMLFGVYLPALGREQMALANAAREERFRESTYVFLGDVSPEFALTDIDGESFSMTEAKGKVVLINFFATWCGPCITELPHVEQLWKKHKADDRFCLIVIGREETDESVRAFREEHGFTFPMAADPQRSAYSRFAKEAIPRTIVVAPDGKVVYAKMGFTESDLDSLEEVLDEQLSAAK; encoded by the coding sequence GTGAGCCAAGATCTATACAACAGCATCGCTCTATTCAACGCTGCCCTCCTACTTCTCGGCTTGGCGGGAGCGATGTTCTCGTTCGTCTTCATGATTCTTCGCTGGAAGACTCCTAAGCGTCGTGGTCACGTGATTCGGCTACTACTCTCGCTAGGGGGAATCGGGTTTGCGTTCGCCTTCCATTTTTTCATGCTGTTTGGAGTTTATCTGCCTGCCTTGGGAAGAGAGCAAATGGCCCTAGCCAATGCGGCTAGGGAAGAGCGATTCCGCGAGTCGACCTACGTCTTTTTGGGAGACGTTTCCCCAGAGTTTGCGTTGACAGACATCGACGGAGAATCGTTCAGCATGACTGAAGCCAAGGGTAAGGTCGTACTGATCAACTTTTTCGCCACATGGTGCGGTCCCTGCATAACGGAACTTCCGCATGTTGAACAACTTTGGAAAAAACACAAAGCAGACGATCGTTTCTGCCTGATCGTCATCGGTCGGGAAGAGACGGACGAAAGCGTGCGAGCGTTTCGCGAAGAGCATGGTTTCACCTTTCCCATGGCCGCCGACCCGCAGCGAAGCGCTTATTCACGCTTTGCGAAGGAAGCAATTCCAAGGACAATTGTTGTTGCCCCTGACGGCAAAGTCGTCTACGCGAAAATGGGATTCACAGAGTCTGATCTGGACTCATTAGAAGAAGTACTCGACGAACAGCTTTCTGCTGCCAAATGA
- a CDS encoding alpha/beta fold hydrolase, with translation MPSTIKSENKTLNIAGKKTQLTILGEGPPLLYLHSAGGETEPIAFHKKLAEKHTVYLPAHPGFALSEGLDRIDDINDMAWHYVDLIQELGLEDVPVVSYSLGAWIASEVKLLRPRLIGPTVMIAAAGLHVDGAPMAELFIDEFDDLRKLLFFNPESQEAKDYFPSDVNDPRILMWLRAREATARVGWNPYLHNPKLLQHLHRLDSPVQLIWGKQDKLIPAAHGEYYAAHLPNAKLIELEECGHMVPYEKTEEAAEIALDFLLTENA, from the coding sequence ATGCCTAGCACTATCAAATCTGAAAACAAAACGCTCAACATCGCCGGCAAGAAAACCCAGCTTACGATTTTGGGAGAAGGCCCGCCCTTGCTTTACTTGCACTCGGCAGGGGGCGAGACTGAGCCCATCGCGTTTCATAAAAAGCTTGCCGAGAAGCACACCGTTTACTTGCCTGCGCATCCTGGGTTTGCTCTGAGCGAAGGACTTGACCGGATCGATGATATTAACGACATGGCATGGCACTATGTCGATTTGATCCAAGAGCTGGGGTTGGAAGACGTACCGGTGGTTAGTTACTCGCTTGGTGCTTGGATCGCCTCGGAAGTGAAGCTCCTTCGTCCGCGGTTGATTGGTCCCACGGTGATGATTGCCGCAGCTGGTCTTCATGTCGACGGTGCCCCAATGGCTGAGCTATTCATCGACGAATTCGACGATCTGCGAAAGCTTCTGTTCTTCAATCCGGAAAGCCAAGAGGCGAAGGACTACTTCCCAAGTGACGTGAATGACCCTCGCATCTTAATGTGGCTACGAGCCCGCGAGGCAACGGCCCGAGTGGGATGGAACCCTTACCTGCACAATCCCAAGCTGTTGCAGCATTTGCATCGGCTTGATAGCCCGGTGCAACTGATTTGGGGCAAGCAGGACAAATTGATCCCCGCTGCCCACGGTGAGTATTATGCTGCGCATCTGCCAAATGCGAAGCTTATCGAATTAGAAGAGTGCGGGCACATGGTGCCGTACGAGAAAACCGAAGAAGCGGCAGAGATTGCGTTGGATTTCTTGCTAACGGAAAACGCGTAG
- a CDS encoding tetratricopeptide repeat protein yields MQKTYLQTALVGCIVLASVSLGFAQDVKALITEAAKLSDTAKTQDELTQIVELCGTSSHLDLAPAQVEYFNNLEAWARNKRGELFSAASLETDDPAEIRKLEAAALTDYTLAVQKNPKHWQAVHNRGLSYAVLGETEKALSDFDTTFKLNPKYDTALYNKAEMLYEVGKFSAALQAYQQVLKSNPKDVGAMTGQAHCFYRLENYESAMIAYGQAIKLAPENALVLSNRADAYSDLGYWKEAILDYKKALTLAKDLPRAQQGLAWILATCPDDTFRNPELALRFAKAAIAQTEFVDFRFYDTLAAAEAAMGQFDTAQQRVGEAIKAAPRSEKPFLQHRLALYEKRQPYLEPKR; encoded by the coding sequence ATGCAGAAGACGTATCTCCAAACAGCTTTGGTCGGTTGCATCGTATTGGCAAGCGTTTCGCTTGGTTTTGCCCAGGACGTCAAGGCTTTGATCACCGAAGCTGCCAAGCTGAGCGATACTGCGAAAACCCAAGATGAACTTACCCAGATTGTCGAACTTTGTGGGACGTCTAGTCACCTGGACCTTGCTCCCGCGCAGGTCGAATACTTCAATAACCTGGAAGCTTGGGCGCGGAACAAGCGAGGTGAGCTTTTCTCAGCGGCTTCTCTAGAAACGGACGATCCGGCAGAAATCCGTAAGTTGGAAGCAGCTGCCTTGACCGACTACACTCTGGCCGTGCAAAAGAACCCCAAGCACTGGCAAGCCGTGCATAATCGCGGGCTCAGTTACGCGGTCTTGGGAGAAACGGAAAAAGCACTTAGTGACTTTGATACGACCTTCAAACTGAATCCGAAATACGACACCGCTTTGTACAACAAGGCAGAAATGTTGTACGAAGTTGGAAAGTTCTCGGCCGCCCTCCAGGCCTATCAGCAAGTGCTGAAGTCCAATCCAAAGGATGTTGGGGCGATGACGGGCCAGGCGCATTGCTTCTACCGGCTGGAGAACTACGAGTCAGCCATGATCGCTTACGGTCAGGCGATTAAGTTAGCCCCGGAAAATGCCTTGGTGCTTTCCAATCGAGCCGACGCCTACAGCGACCTTGGCTACTGGAAAGAGGCCATTCTCGATTACAAGAAAGCCCTGACGCTTGCAAAAGATCTTCCACGAGCTCAGCAAGGGCTGGCGTGGATCCTGGCAACCTGTCCTGACGATACGTTCCGCAACCCGGAATTAGCGCTGCGATTTGCAAAAGCAGCCATCGCCCAAACTGAATTTGTTGACTTCCGCTTCTACGATACGTTGGCCGCCGCAGAAGCCGCGATGGGGCAGTTCGATACGGCCCAGCAGCGTGTGGGTGAAGCGATCAAGGCGGCGCCCCGCTCGGAGAAGCCGTTTCTGCAACATCGCTTGGCGCTGTACGAGAAACGTCAGCCGTATCTCGAACCGAAACGATAG
- a CDS encoding LLM class flavin-dependent oxidoreductase has translation MKFFAFHLMPWDRLPDDFEKNHKTAWTWLPNEIFDPQHGGELYNNYLDQLVLADELGFDGVCVNEHHQNAYGTMPSPNLMASILARQTKNCKIAVVGNAIPFYDPPTRCAEEFAMIDCISGGRLIAGLVVGGGPEYYSFSKNPTFAREMYREAFDLIMRAWTEPGPFEHYGKHWKLKYVNPWPRPIQQPHPPIWIPGAGSRETIQFVAERRFAYMGIPYFHMDFFQRNFDMFRDACEKCDYTADPEQLGWLLPIYTAETDEQAWAEYEPHLWYFVKKLLKGLVVFPPGYTSARSIAGIQKGLQQFMSTCETREDIEKGGYAIVGSPETVRQKLSERIQKLGVGNLLGLFQLGTLPHDLTCKSMKLFAEKVMPGLREELNVESALS, from the coding sequence ATGAAATTCTTCGCCTTCCACCTGATGCCGTGGGATCGACTCCCGGACGATTTCGAGAAAAACCACAAGACCGCTTGGACGTGGTTGCCGAACGAGATCTTTGATCCGCAGCACGGCGGCGAGCTCTACAACAACTATCTCGATCAGCTGGTGCTGGCCGATGAATTGGGCTTTGATGGGGTGTGTGTCAACGAGCATCATCAAAATGCTTACGGCACCATGCCCAGCCCCAACTTGATGGCATCGATCTTGGCTCGGCAGACCAAGAACTGCAAGATCGCGGTCGTGGGGAATGCGATTCCGTTTTACGATCCGCCGACGCGCTGCGCGGAAGAGTTCGCGATGATTGACTGCATCAGTGGCGGGCGACTGATCGCCGGCTTGGTGGTCGGAGGCGGACCAGAGTACTATAGCTTCTCAAAGAATCCCACATTCGCGCGGGAGATGTACCGCGAGGCGTTCGACCTGATCATGCGAGCTTGGACCGAGCCTGGTCCTTTCGAGCATTACGGCAAGCATTGGAAGCTAAAGTACGTAAACCCATGGCCACGTCCAATCCAGCAACCGCACCCACCAATTTGGATTCCGGGGGCCGGCAGCCGCGAGACAATTCAGTTCGTTGCTGAACGTCGTTTTGCCTATATGGGTATTCCTTACTTCCACATGGACTTCTTCCAGCGGAATTTCGACATGTTCCGCGATGCTTGCGAGAAGTGTGATTACACGGCCGACCCCGAGCAGCTTGGTTGGCTGTTGCCGATCTACACGGCGGAGACGGACGAGCAAGCTTGGGCCGAGTACGAGCCACACCTGTGGTACTTCGTTAAGAAGTTGCTCAAGGGTTTGGTTGTCTTCCCGCCCGGCTACACGTCGGCTCGATCCATTGCCGGGATTCAAAAAGGGCTCCAGCAGTTCATGAGCACGTGTGAAACGCGCGAAGACATCGAGAAAGGTGGCTATGCGATCGTGGGTAGCCCCGAGACCGTTCGCCAGAAGCTTTCCGAGCGAATTCAGAAGCTGGGTGTTGGCAACTTGCTGGGCTTGTTCCAGCTTGGTACCTTGCCGCACGATTTGACCTGCAAGAGCATGAAACTGTTCGCCGAGAAGGTCATGCCTGGTCTTCGCGAAGAGTTGAACGTCGAGTCAGCCTTGTCTTAG
- the sdhB gene encoding succinate dehydrogenase iron-sulfur subunit encodes MIAHANKPKTFYVKILRQDGPGKPSYWQRFELDYEPELNVISVLQKIAAKAKTSSGQKTTPVCWDCGCLEEVCGACTMIINGRVRQSCSALVDKLLEDGLEIELRPMTKFPVVRDLFVDRSRMFTALKKIKGWIPADGYYDLGPGPKQSRYDQEVAYPLSECMTCGCCVEACPQYGKIELTQRSGESDEAFEDRKTDAYTSGFVGPAAISQVVLFNLHPTGKMIARDRLDVMAQEGGIQICGNAQNCVAVCPKKIPLTMSIGKIGRQTTFNTLRRWFDRGAKAH; translated from the coding sequence ATGATTGCCCACGCAAATAAGCCAAAGACCTTCTACGTGAAAATTCTCCGCCAAGATGGCCCGGGGAAACCGAGCTATTGGCAGCGGTTCGAGCTCGATTATGAGCCAGAGCTGAACGTGATCAGCGTACTGCAGAAAATCGCAGCCAAGGCCAAGACTTCCAGCGGTCAAAAGACCACGCCCGTTTGCTGGGACTGTGGCTGCCTGGAAGAAGTTTGCGGGGCATGTACCATGATCATCAATGGCCGGGTGCGTCAATCGTGCTCAGCCCTGGTCGACAAATTGCTGGAAGACGGCCTGGAAATCGAACTTCGTCCGATGACGAAGTTTCCCGTCGTTCGCGATTTGTTCGTCGATCGTAGCCGCATGTTCACCGCTCTGAAAAAGATCAAAGGCTGGATCCCAGCCGACGGTTATTATGACCTAGGACCTGGGCCGAAGCAGTCGCGTTACGACCAAGAAGTCGCCTACCCGCTCAGCGAATGCATGACCTGCGGATGCTGCGTGGAAGCCTGTCCCCAATATGGCAAGATCGAACTTACGCAGCGATCCGGCGAATCGGACGAAGCGTTTGAAGATCGCAAGACCGACGCTTATACCAGCGGCTTCGTCGGCCCAGCTGCGATCAGCCAAGTAGTTCTGTTCAACCTGCATCCAACCGGCAAGATGATCGCTCGAGATCGCTTAGACGTGATGGCTCAAGAAGGTGGCATTCAGATTTGCGGCAACGCTCAGAACTGTGTGGCAGTTTGTCCGAAAAAGATCCCCCTGACCATGAGTATCGGTAAGATCGGTCGCCAAACGACTTTCAATACACTACGACGCTGGTTCGACCGCGGAGCGAAAGCCCACTAA